In one Streptomyces sp. T12 genomic region, the following are encoded:
- a CDS encoding CaiB/BaiF CoA-transferase family protein translates to MSAPHLPLSGITVVSLEQAVAAPYATRQLADLGARVIKVERPGDGDFARRYDTTVHGHSSYFVWLNRSKESLTLDLKDPRGREILHRLLDDADVFVQNLAPGAADRLGLGVEALGERWPRLIPCTISGYGTSGPWADRKSYDLLVQCQTGLVSLTGTPDETARVGISVADIAAGMYAYSGILTALFTRATTGTAHPVEVSLFEALAEWMGQPAYYTQYGGTQPQRLGTQHPTLAPYGAFTAADGNQVLFSIQNEREWAVLCAEFLGRPELTDDPRFATSSARVAHRDELNAVVAERCARSGAEEILKDLESVNIACAGVNDVAAFLNHPVLAARDRWRDVAVPGGATVQALLPPADLARLPARMEPVPAVGEHTEAILAELGRTGVEIEALRADAVI, encoded by the coding sequence ATGAGCGCGCCACACCTTCCCCTGTCCGGCATCACCGTCGTCAGCCTGGAGCAGGCCGTGGCGGCCCCGTACGCCACCCGGCAGCTCGCCGACCTCGGGGCGCGTGTGATCAAGGTCGAGCGGCCCGGGGACGGCGACTTCGCCCGCCGGTACGACACGACGGTGCACGGTCACTCCAGCTATTTCGTGTGGCTCAACCGGTCCAAGGAGTCCCTCACGCTGGACCTCAAGGATCCCCGGGGCCGCGAGATCCTGCACCGACTCCTCGACGACGCGGACGTGTTCGTGCAGAACCTGGCGCCGGGCGCCGCCGACCGCCTCGGGCTGGGTGTCGAGGCCCTCGGCGAGCGGTGGCCGCGGCTGATCCCGTGCACGATCTCCGGGTACGGCACGTCCGGGCCGTGGGCCGACCGCAAGTCGTACGACCTGCTGGTGCAGTGCCAGACCGGGCTGGTGTCGCTGACCGGGACCCCCGACGAGACCGCGCGGGTCGGCATCTCCGTCGCCGACATCGCCGCCGGGATGTACGCCTACAGCGGCATCCTCACCGCCCTGTTCACCCGCGCCACCACGGGTACGGCCCACCCGGTGGAGGTGTCCCTGTTCGAGGCGCTGGCGGAGTGGATGGGCCAGCCCGCCTATTACACGCAATACGGCGGCACCCAGCCCCAGCGTCTGGGCACCCAGCACCCCACCCTCGCGCCGTACGGTGCTTTCACGGCCGCAGACGGGAATCAGGTGCTGTTCTCCATCCAGAACGAGCGCGAATGGGCCGTCCTGTGCGCGGAGTTCCTCGGCCGGCCCGAGCTGACCGACGACCCGCGATTCGCGACAAGCTCCGCCCGCGTGGCGCACCGCGACGAGCTCAACGCCGTCGTCGCCGAGCGCTGCGCCCGCTCCGGCGCCGAGGAGATCCTCAAGGACCTGGAGTCCGTCAACATCGCCTGCGCCGGGGTCAACGACGTCGCCGCGTTCCTGAACCACCCGGTCCTCGCCGCCCGCGACCGCTGGCGCGACGTGGCCGTGCCCGGTGGCGCGACGGTGCAGGCCCTGCTGCCGCCGGCCGACCTCGCAAGACTGCCCGCGCGCATGGAGCCGGTGCCGGCGGTGGGCGAGCACACCGAGGCGATCCTCGCCGAACTCGGCCGTACCGGCGTGGAGATCGAGGCCCTGCGCGCGGACGCCGTCATCTGA
- a CDS encoding MarR family winged helix-turn-helix transcriptional regulator, which produces MTATDPALTALAQGWCALSLLHGRIEAHIERALQTGHDLSVREYSLLDVLSRQHDGEGGHLQMKQVADAVVLSQSATTRLVTRLEDRGLLSRYLCPTDRRGIYTDVTEAGLNLLEKARPTNDTALREALDEAAKNPELAPLVRAVETLRAPV; this is translated from the coding sequence ATGACCGCCACGGACCCCGCGCTCACCGCCCTCGCCCAGGGCTGGTGCGCCCTCTCCCTGCTGCACGGGAGGATCGAGGCGCACATCGAGCGCGCCCTGCAGACCGGACACGACCTGAGCGTGCGCGAGTACTCCCTGCTCGACGTACTCAGCCGCCAGCACGACGGCGAAGGCGGACATCTGCAGATGAAACAGGTCGCCGACGCCGTCGTCCTCAGCCAGAGCGCCACCACCCGGCTCGTCACCCGCCTGGAAGACCGCGGCCTGCTCTCCCGCTACCTCTGCCCCACCGACCGCCGCGGCATCTACACCGACGTCACCGAAGCAGGCCTCAACCTCCTCGAAAAAGCCCGCCCCACCAACGACACAGCCCTGCGCGAAGCCCTCGACGAAGCCGCGAAGAACCCCGAACTGGCCCCACTGGTCCGGGCCGTGGAGACACTCCGCGCACCCGTCTGA
- a CDS encoding helix-turn-helix domain-containing protein: MKELAGRLTALDPDAGAAVRVIAYFDRLAESRAGLEALVRGAAVLAGVPARLVDVDRRVHVRVEVDGTRRASDLPPDAAWPSAALTPGGAPALWLERAQEAEPSVVDAVILERAAGAIRLVLDRTRGRAPADDPALVETVLDATAPEAARLHAARRLGLDPAAPARALAPLEGRPRVVAALPDAEPPAGRVGVGPAVPVLDLPRSWSQARIALRFTAEGTAQDPGPGVVHADELGDVALLADLVVPGAEPPPDVQALEGAAAAAPWLLATLHAVASTVSLRAAAAEINVHHSTLQERLAHAEHLLGWPLRTPQGRFRLGLALAMRHLARP; encoded by the coding sequence ATGAAAGAGCTGGCCGGACGTCTGACCGCATTGGATCCGGATGCCGGCGCCGCGGTCCGGGTCATCGCCTACTTCGATCGGCTCGCCGAGTCACGGGCCGGGCTGGAGGCGCTGGTGCGCGGCGCCGCCGTGTTGGCCGGGGTGCCGGCGCGGCTGGTGGACGTGGACCGCCGGGTGCATGTCCGGGTCGAGGTCGACGGGACGCGGCGGGCGAGCGACCTGCCACCGGATGCCGCCTGGCCCTCCGCCGCGCTGACGCCGGGCGGTGCTCCGGCGCTGTGGCTGGAGCGGGCTCAGGAGGCGGAGCCGAGCGTCGTCGACGCGGTGATCCTGGAGCGGGCCGCCGGGGCGATACGGCTCGTTCTCGACCGAACGCGCGGGCGGGCGCCGGCGGATGATCCCGCGCTGGTCGAGACCGTCCTCGACGCCACGGCCCCGGAAGCGGCCCGGCTGCACGCGGCCCGCCGCCTGGGGCTCGACCCCGCCGCTCCGGCCCGTGCCCTCGCCCCGCTGGAAGGCCGCCCCCGCGTCGTCGCGGCGCTCCCGGACGCCGAGCCGCCGGCCGGCCGCGTCGGGGTGGGTCCCGCCGTCCCGGTGCTCGACCTGCCGCGCTCCTGGTCGCAGGCCCGCATCGCACTGCGGTTCACGGCCGAGGGCACCGCGCAGGACCCGGGTCCGGGCGTCGTGCACGCGGACGAGTTGGGCGATGTCGCCCTCCTCGCCGACCTGGTCGTACCGGGCGCCGAGCCGCCGCCCGACGTACAGGCCCTGGAGGGGGCCGCGGCGGCCGCGCCCTGGCTGCTCGCCACGCTGCACGCCGTCGCCTCGACGGTGAGCCTGCGGGCGGCGGCAGCGGAGATCAACGTCCACCACTCCACCCTCCAGGAGCGGCTGGCACACGCCGAGCACCTGCTGGGCTGGCCGCTGCGCACGCCGCAGGGCCGGTTCAGGCTGGGGCTGGCACTGGCGATGCGGCACCTGGCCCGGCCCTAG
- a CDS encoding alpha/beta hydrolase, protein MTQVPPPFDPELAAALELIRDVISPGLTMDEIADIRQGPGIQMLAQLDLTMDGFFEVEDRVVPGPEGAPEISLLICRPAAPAEAGPRPVIYHVHGGGLVIGNNRVGVDVALAWAKELDAVVVSVEYRLAPEDPYPAQIEDVYAGLEWTAKHAAELDGDPQRIVVAGASAGGGLSAALALLTRDRGGPELIGQLLMCPMLDDRNDTPSVHQMAGLGVWDRTANETGWTALLGERRGGPDVPAYAAPARAEDLSGLPPAFLDVGSAETFRDEVVAYASRLWQAGGVAELHVWPGGFHGFDGFAPQAALSQACRAAHLAWLKRLLGS, encoded by the coding sequence ATGACCCAGGTTCCGCCCCCGTTCGACCCCGAGCTCGCCGCCGCCCTGGAGCTCATCAGGGACGTGATCTCGCCCGGCCTCACGATGGACGAGATAGCCGACATCCGCCAGGGTCCGGGGATCCAGATGCTGGCCCAGCTGGATCTGACCATGGACGGCTTCTTCGAGGTCGAGGACCGGGTGGTGCCGGGTCCCGAGGGCGCGCCGGAGATCTCCCTGCTGATCTGCCGTCCGGCCGCCCCGGCCGAGGCGGGCCCGCGGCCGGTGATCTACCACGTGCACGGCGGCGGCCTGGTCATCGGCAACAACCGCGTCGGCGTCGACGTGGCCCTGGCCTGGGCGAAGGAGCTGGACGCGGTCGTGGTGTCCGTGGAGTACCGGCTCGCGCCCGAGGACCCGTACCCGGCGCAGATCGAGGACGTGTACGCCGGTCTGGAGTGGACGGCGAAGCACGCCGCCGAGCTCGACGGCGACCCGCAGCGGATCGTCGTCGCCGGTGCCAGCGCGGGCGGCGGGCTGTCCGCGGCGCTGGCGCTGCTGACCCGGGACCGCGGGGGCCCGGAGCTGATCGGCCAGCTGCTGATGTGCCCGATGCTGGACGACCGCAACGACACGCCGTCCGTGCACCAGATGGCGGGCCTCGGCGTCTGGGACCGTACGGCCAACGAGACCGGCTGGACGGCGCTGCTCGGCGAACGCCGTGGCGGCCCCGACGTGCCGGCGTACGCGGCACCGGCCCGCGCCGAGGACCTGTCCGGGCTCCCCCCGGCCTTCCTGGACGTCGGCTCGGCGGAGACGTTCCGCGACGAGGTCGTCGCCTACGCCTCTCGGCTGTGGCAGGCCGGCGGGGTGGCCGAGCTGCACGTGTGGCCCGGCGGCTTCCACGGCTTCGACGGCTTCGCACCTCAGGCGGCACTGTCGCAGGCGTGCCGGGCGGCGCATCTGGCGTGGCTGAAGAGGCTGCTGGGCAGCTGA
- a CDS encoding TerC family protein, producing MNVSLSVWLLTVVALCALVAVDFLIGRKPHDVSIREAGTWTVVWIVLACLFGLGLFIYGGGKPTGEFFAGYITEKSLSVDNLFVFVLIMGKFAVPSQYQQRVLMVGVIMALVLRAGFIAAGAAIISTFSWVFYLFGAFLIWTAWKLVQDARKDEHEEEYQENKLLKMAEERFGVADRYHGTKLFITENGKRIMTPMLVVMLAIGSTDVLFALDSIPAIYGLTQDPYIVFTANAFALMGLRQLYFLIGGLLKKLVHLSYGLSIILGFIGVKLVLHALHESGVHVPEISIPFSLGFIVLVLAVTTVTSLRASKKQEQAEAERV from the coding sequence GTGAACGTCTCCCTCTCCGTCTGGCTGCTGACCGTCGTCGCCCTGTGCGCGCTCGTCGCCGTGGACTTCCTCATCGGTCGCAAACCCCACGACGTCTCCATCCGGGAGGCGGGGACGTGGACGGTCGTCTGGATCGTCCTGGCCTGTCTGTTCGGCCTCGGTCTGTTCATCTACGGGGGTGGCAAGCCGACGGGCGAGTTCTTCGCCGGGTACATCACCGAGAAGTCGCTCAGTGTCGACAACCTCTTCGTCTTCGTCCTGATCATGGGGAAGTTCGCGGTGCCCTCGCAGTACCAGCAGCGCGTGCTGATGGTCGGCGTGATCATGGCCCTCGTGCTGCGCGCCGGTTTCATCGCGGCCGGCGCGGCGATCATCTCCACGTTCTCCTGGGTGTTCTACCTCTTCGGCGCCTTCCTGATCTGGACCGCCTGGAAGCTGGTCCAGGACGCCCGCAAGGACGAGCACGAGGAGGAGTACCAGGAGAACAAGCTGCTGAAGATGGCGGAGGAGCGCTTCGGCGTGGCCGACCGCTACCACGGCACCAAGCTGTTCATCACCGAGAACGGCAAGCGGATCATGACCCCGATGCTGGTCGTGATGCTCGCGATCGGCTCCACCGACGTCCTGTTCGCGCTCGACTCCATCCCGGCCATCTACGGGCTGACGCAGGACCCGTACATCGTCTTCACGGCCAACGCTTTCGCCCTGATGGGTCTGAGGCAGCTGTACTTCCTCATCGGCGGCCTGCTGAAGAAGCTGGTCCACCTCAGCTACGGCCTGTCGATCATCCTCGGTTTCATCGGCGTCAAGCTGGTGCTGCACGCGCTGCACGAGTCCGGCGTCCACGTCCCCGAGATCAGCATCCCCTTCTCGCTCGGCTTCATCGTGCTCGTCCTGGCGGTCACGACGGTGACCAGCCTGCGTGCTTCGAAGAAGCAGGAGCAGGCAGAGGCGGAACGCGTGTGA
- a CDS encoding MFS transporter: MTDHHHRQTTFAITLLAFACGVAVGNVYFPQAIGPLVASGLGVSPAAAATVVTATQFGYAAGIFLLVPLGDRLRPRRLLVTLLTSTGLALLAASTAQALMPLAAASALVGTATVIAPLAGPLAAGMVPAERRGVVSGTLLSGALAGMLLSRAVGGALGDWLGWRAPYVLAAALSLTVAALLARLLPALPRAAAAPYPALLAAPLRLLRTEPELRRSCLYQATVFAGFCAVWTGVALLLTGPVYGMSAKAAGLLALVNAATMLCTPVAGRLVDRRGPDRVNLWCFVVVGVSAVVLAFGGLGGAPGLTALVVGTLLLDIGMQSGMVANQVRIYGLGADARSRLNTAYMTCAYLGGTVGSWLGARAYGRFGWTGVCVLVATLTAVALARHVLTRVPPLPAPASSKHAGWSPS, encoded by the coding sequence ATGACGGATCACCACCACCGGCAGACTACCTTCGCGATCACGCTGCTCGCCTTCGCGTGCGGCGTCGCCGTGGGCAATGTCTACTTCCCGCAGGCGATCGGCCCGTTGGTGGCCTCGGGGCTGGGTGTCTCCCCCGCCGCGGCCGCCACGGTGGTCACCGCGACCCAGTTCGGCTACGCGGCCGGCATCTTCCTGCTCGTCCCGCTCGGCGACCGGTTGCGCCCCCGCCGGCTGCTCGTCACCCTCCTCACCTCGACCGGCCTCGCCCTGCTCGCCGCGAGTACGGCGCAGGCGCTGATGCCGCTGGCCGCCGCGAGCGCCCTCGTCGGCACGGCCACGGTGATCGCCCCGCTCGCCGGCCCGCTGGCGGCCGGTATGGTGCCCGCCGAGCGGCGCGGCGTCGTCAGCGGCACCCTGCTCAGCGGCGCCCTCGCCGGCATGCTGCTGTCCCGCGCGGTCGGCGGCGCCCTCGGCGACTGGCTGGGCTGGCGGGCGCCGTACGTCCTCGCCGCCGCGCTCTCCCTCACGGTCGCCGCCCTGCTGGCCCGCCTGCTGCCCGCACTGCCCCGGGCCGCCGCGGCGCCCTACCCGGCCCTGCTCGCCGCACCGCTGCGGCTGCTGCGCACCGAGCCCGAGCTGCGCCGCTCCTGCCTGTACCAGGCGACGGTGTTCGCCGGGTTCTGCGCGGTGTGGACCGGGGTGGCGCTGCTGCTCACGGGCCCGGTGTACGGCATGAGCGCGAAAGCGGCCGGGCTGCTGGCCCTCGTCAACGCCGCGACGATGCTGTGCACGCCGGTCGCGGGTCGGCTGGTGGACCGCCGGGGGCCGGACCGGGTCAACCTGTGGTGCTTCGTCGTGGTCGGTGTGTCGGCGGTGGTGCTGGCGTTCGGCGGCCTGGGCGGGGCGCCCGGGCTGACCGCGCTGGTCGTCGGCACGCTGCTGCTCGACATCGGCATGCAGTCCGGGATGGTCGCCAACCAGGTGCGGATCTACGGCCTCGGCGCGGACGCCCGCAGCCGCCTCAACACCGCGTACATGACCTGCGCCTACCTCGGTGGCACGGTCGGCTCCTGGCTCGGCGCCCGCGCCTACGGCCGCTTCGGGTGGACCGGCGTGTGCGTGCTGGTCGCGACGCTCACCGCCGTGGCGCTCGCCCGCCATGTGCTCACACGCGTTCCGCCTCTGCCTGCTCCTGCTTCTTCGAAGCACGCAGGCTGGTCACCGTCGTGA
- a CDS encoding helix-turn-helix transcriptional regulator, translating to MISFLLDVDDLADTRFAISPLREVMGSLRALRAPALFPLHTSWRRSVLDRLAPADARLLRALVGQNLTLPDFLTPRPTTFAPALEAQLAFVRATPPDLVRRDLLTTHAPHPLPDALRQITAPGDAPVAELLEELCELLLRYWELAIRPDWPRMRLVLEADITHRARQLATGGTHLLFSDLHRNVRWRDGVLRVDQMIGRHEVDGSGRGLRLVPSLFAHKPAPPVSAEEPPMLAYPSRGAATLWEPEPEPDTSALTALLGAPRTTVLRLLAEPLPTVEVARRLGVTPSAVSQHLKVLHATGLVTRARDGRRVLYRRTALGDQLAGRG from the coding sequence ATGATCAGCTTCCTGCTCGACGTCGACGACCTCGCGGACACCCGGTTCGCGATCTCACCGTTGCGCGAGGTCATGGGCAGCCTGCGGGCCCTGCGCGCCCCCGCTCTCTTCCCCCTGCACACCTCGTGGCGCCGCTCGGTGCTCGATCGTCTCGCCCCCGCCGACGCCCGGCTGCTGCGGGCCCTGGTGGGACAGAACCTGACCCTGCCCGACTTCCTGACCCCGCGCCCGACGACCTTCGCGCCCGCGCTGGAGGCCCAGCTCGCCTTCGTACGCGCGACGCCACCGGATCTCGTACGACGCGACCTGCTCACGACCCATGCCCCGCACCCCCTCCCGGACGCCCTGCGGCAGATCACCGCACCCGGCGACGCCCCCGTGGCGGAGCTGCTGGAGGAACTGTGCGAACTCCTGCTCCGATACTGGGAGTTGGCCATACGGCCGGACTGGCCAAGGATGCGGCTGGTACTGGAGGCCGACATCACCCACCGCGCCCGGCAGCTGGCCACGGGCGGCACCCACCTGCTCTTCTCCGACCTGCACCGCAACGTGCGCTGGCGCGACGGCGTCCTGCGCGTCGACCAGATGATCGGCCGGCACGAGGTGGACGGATCGGGGCGCGGGCTGCGCCTGGTGCCGTCCCTGTTCGCGCACAAACCCGCGCCCCCGGTCAGCGCCGAGGAACCCCCGATGCTCGCCTATCCCAGCCGGGGCGCCGCGACCCTGTGGGAACCGGAGCCCGAGCCCGACACCTCCGCCCTCACCGCACTGCTCGGCGCACCCCGCACCACCGTCCTGCGGCTGCTCGCCGAACCGCTGCCCACGGTCGAGGTCGCCCGCCGCCTCGGCGTGACGCCCAGCGCGGTCTCCCAGCACCTGAAGGTGCTGCACGCGACGGGACTCGTCACCCGGGCCCGGGACGGACGGCGGGTGCTGTACCGGCGCACCGCACTCGGGGACCAACTCGCCGGCCGGGGTTGA
- a CDS encoding LLM class F420-dependent oxidoreductase produces MRVGVHINRFDHPGGGPALGGELAAAGAAAEAAGVSWLSVMDHYFQMEFNDRAEDPMLEAYTTLGYLAAHTSTVRLGALVTGVTYRHPGLLAKIVTSLDVLSGGRAALGIGAAWYGREHEGLGVPFPPVAERFERLEETLRICLQMWDPQAEGPFEGEHYRLAETLCVPAPVSAPHPEIMIGGGGEKKTLRLVARYGDACNLFTTSPEEVGHKLDVLRGHCDTEGRDYDEIRKTVLYMGDAAAEGDLDAFTRDIAGYSKLGIDTVILGPRTGEPAAFIENFAAPAVQRLAGLD; encoded by the coding sequence ATGCGGGTCGGCGTGCACATCAATCGGTTCGACCATCCCGGAGGCGGCCCCGCGCTCGGCGGCGAACTCGCCGCGGCGGGCGCCGCCGCCGAGGCGGCCGGCGTGAGCTGGCTGTCGGTGATGGACCACTACTTCCAGATGGAGTTCAACGACCGCGCCGAGGACCCGATGCTGGAGGCCTACACGACCCTCGGCTACCTCGCCGCCCACACCTCCACGGTCCGCCTCGGCGCCCTGGTGACCGGCGTGACCTACCGCCACCCCGGCCTGCTCGCCAAGATCGTCACCTCGCTCGACGTGCTGTCCGGCGGCCGGGCCGCCCTCGGGATCGGTGCCGCCTGGTACGGCCGGGAGCACGAGGGGCTCGGCGTGCCGTTCCCGCCGGTCGCCGAGCGCTTCGAGCGACTGGAGGAGACCCTGCGGATCTGCCTCCAGATGTGGGACCCGCAGGCCGAGGGCCCGTTCGAGGGCGAGCACTACCGGCTGGCCGAGACCCTGTGCGTGCCCGCGCCGGTCAGCGCCCCGCACCCCGAGATCATGATCGGCGGGGGCGGGGAGAAGAAGACGCTCCGGCTGGTGGCCCGCTACGGCGACGCGTGCAACCTGTTCACCACCTCTCCGGAGGAGGTCGGGCACAAGCTCGACGTGCTGCGCGGCCATTGCGACACCGAAGGGCGCGACTACGACGAGATCCGCAAGACCGTCCTCTACATGGGCGACGCGGCCGCCGAGGGCGACCTCGACGCCTTCACCCGGGACATCGCGGGCTACTCGAAACTCGGCATCGACACGGTGATCCTCGGCCCGCGCACCGGCGAACCGGCGGCGTTCATCGAGAACTTCGCGGCTCCCGCCGTGCAGCGGCTGGCCGGGCTCGACTGA